A region of the Silene latifolia isolate original U9 population unplaced genomic scaffold, ASM4854445v1 scaffold_79, whole genome shotgun sequence genome:
TGTTAGCACTGCTGGTGTGTGCTATCTGTGTGGAATGCATTTGGAAACACACAGACATCTGTTCTTTGACTGCTTGTTTAGCTTGCAGTGTCTGATACAATTGCAGCATTGGCTGCAGGTTCAGTGGCAAGGAGATGTAATGGACTGGATTATTAGTTGGAGGTGTCGATCTTTGCTGAAAAAGCAGGTGGTAATGGTTGCAATTTCTGGTCTCATATACAGCATTTGGGACTGTAGGAACAAATGTAGGTTGGAGCATTACATTACTCACCCTCGAAGAGTTGTGAAAGGAGTCCAGCAGTTGATTAAAATTAGAGTGAACAAAGGAGATTTTGGTAAGGGGAACATGAAATGTAAGGCTTGGCTACAACACATTAATGTACTAGATTAGTAGCTTAGCTTATGATGAAGTATGTTAAGTGTATGGTGTACTATGTTTGATTTTAATGAGATTCatattttcaccaaaaaaaataagGCATATTTTATGTTAAACTAACAACGGCATTAAAGTATTTAGGGCTCTACTACTTTGAAAGAGGGTATTTTCCCTTTCATGTAGAAATTAATACCACCTATTTAAAGCACATCACGTAATATATTAGAATTCGTGCTAAATATGCAGTTGAGAATTACAATCTTCATTCACTCGGTTGTCCACTTCATATACTATCTGTGTTAATTCAACAATTAGATGTGGGTGTATCCCCTATTTGTATTATGTAGTCATAAGTTTACTTATAGACGTTTTGTTTTAGTAGGAGTAGGGGCTTCGATAAAACGGGTGGTAAACAGTTTCAGACTGTAAATATAAGATGAAAGGATGTCCCAGACAGTTCCGTAGCCTTGCCGAATGCATCATTTTTTGGATAggaaatgcaaaaataaaattaCAAATAAGAAGTAGTAAGGAACATAAACGTTCATCCCAAATACAGTACAAGCATACGGGAACATAAGTACAACTTATATACATAAACACTGTCTTAGTGTCAAAAGGTTACAATATAATCCTATTTAGCAGGATTCTGAAATTTTAGGGTTGGTGCGGTTGTTAGCCTGCACATCAAACACTTGGTGCCAAAATGGAACTTCAACCAAACTTTTGTCTTTATTAGCGAGATTCCTAGTAGACCATGT
Encoded here:
- the LOC141640443 gene encoding uncharacterized protein LOC141640443, which produces MYEPTQNSSWTWRQIYKVKDILKPGFLNGAWDGNYSIQKGYQWLLGPCSKKDWVPMVWNRVCLPKHNFSTWIYVQQHFLTQDRLQKFGVSTAGVCYLCGMHLETHRHLFFDCLFSLQCLIQLQHWLQVQWQGDVMDWIISWRCRSLLKKQVVMVAISGLIYSIWDCRNKCRLEHYITHPRRVVKGVQQLIKIRVNKGDFGKGNMKCKAWLQHINVLD